One Sediminicola sp. YIK13 DNA segment encodes these proteins:
- a CDS encoding single-stranded DNA-binding protein — protein sequence MNALRNRVQLIGNLGNDPEIVNMESGSKLAKFSIATNETYKNTKGEKVTDTQWHNVVAWGKTAEIIEKYLVKGNEVAIDGKLTSRSYETKEGEKRYVTEIKCNELLMLGK from the coding sequence ATGAACGCACTTAGAAACAGAGTACAGTTGATTGGAAACTTGGGGAACGACCCAGAAATTGTGAACATGGAAAGCGGTAGTAAACTCGCTAAATTTTCCATAGCCACCAACGAGACGTACAAAAACACAAAAGGGGAGAAGGTAACGGACACCCAATGGCATAACGTCGTTGCCTGGGGCAAGACGGCCGAAATCATTGAAAAATACCTCGTCAAAGGGAATGAGGTGGCCATAGACGGGAAGCTTACGTCCCGCTCCTATGAGACCAAAGAAGGGGAAAAGCGGTATGTGACGGAAATTAAATGCAATGAACTGTTGATGTTGGGCAAGTAG
- a CDS encoding VOC family protein, with protein sequence MKIATFLTFVGDQCGKAAEAINFYTSVFPNSKIKSIIKYAEGEAGGTPELIKYGVFILNGTEYMVSESNYDHPWTFTPGVSLFVTCNSESEIQTLFEELSSNGGQIMVPLDNYEGSGDYGFGKKFGWCEDKYGISWQLNLSE encoded by the coding sequence ATGAAAATAGCAACATTTCTAACATTTGTGGGTGATCAATGCGGAAAGGCAGCAGAAGCCATAAATTTCTACACTTCTGTATTTCCAAATTCGAAAATCAAAAGCATAATCAAATACGCAGAAGGAGAAGCTGGCGGGACCCCGGAACTTATTAAGTATGGTGTTTTTATATTAAATGGTACAGAGTACATGGTTTCCGAAAGTAATTATGACCACCCATGGACTTTTACACCAGGGGTATCCCTTTTCGTTACATGCAACTCTGAAAGTGAGATACAAACCTTATTCGAAGAACTTTCTTCAAATGGCGGCCAGATTATGGTCCCCCTCGACAATTATGAGGGTTCTGGCGATTACGGCTTTGGTAAAAAATTCGGATGGTGTGAGGACAAATATGGCATTTCATGGCAACTTAATCTTTCGGAATAA
- a CDS encoding DUF6090 family protein: protein MIKFFRNIRQNLLTENKISKYILYAIGEIILVVIGILIALQINNANENRKSAEQETLYLNRLLSENKDDINTFKNNIADLEKGIETIEQLSLALNSTKPKDQELVDAANNYFGYGSIYPIFSSSTSTFEDLSSTGNLKDIRNADLRNELVKHYAKHKQIAEWISIGTEWALPNDAPFTYNNSIMRFEPESAFLFGEQNQSDLANHLKDKKDEYINNAAVHYWINKDAINKLKNLINDTDLIIELIEKETKK from the coding sequence ATGATAAAATTCTTTAGAAATATTCGACAAAATCTGTTGACCGAAAATAAGATCAGCAAATACATATTGTACGCAATCGGCGAGATAATACTTGTTGTCATAGGGATATTGATTGCATTACAAATAAACAATGCAAATGAAAACCGCAAGTCGGCTGAACAAGAAACTTTATACCTAAATCGTCTGCTTTCTGAAAATAAAGATGACATTAATACTTTCAAAAATAATATTGCAGATTTAGAAAAAGGAATTGAAACAATAGAACAGCTATCCCTGGCATTAAACTCAACTAAACCTAAAGACCAGGAGCTCGTTGATGCTGCCAATAATTATTTTGGATACGGAAGCATCTATCCTATATTTTCTTCTTCAACTTCAACTTTTGAGGACCTATCCAGTACAGGAAACTTAAAGGACATACGCAATGCAGATTTGCGCAATGAACTGGTTAAACATTATGCAAAACATAAACAAATAGCGGAGTGGATCAGTATTGGAACGGAATGGGCTTTACCGAATGATGCACCATTCACCTACAACAATAGCATTATGAGATTTGAACCTGAATCGGCTTTTCTTTTTGGAGAGCAAAATCAATCCGATTTGGCGAATCATTTGAAAGATAAAAAAGATGAGTATATCAACAATGCCGCAGTGCACTATTGGATAAATAAAGACGCTATCAATAAACTCAAGAACCTGATTAATGACACAGATCTAATCATTGAATTAATTGAAAAGGAAACAAAGAAATAA